Proteins encoded by one window of Dioscorea cayenensis subsp. rotundata cultivar TDr96_F1 chromosome 6, TDr96_F1_v2_PseudoChromosome.rev07_lg8_w22 25.fasta, whole genome shotgun sequence:
- the LOC120262958 gene encoding cyclin-D4-1-like, with amino-acid sequence MGFSYDSAASILLCAEDNNSVLGFEDEEVDVEVGVEGEVERSELLEERCDFYGDFFKVLPIQSDECLEVLVEKELDHLPRGDYAERLLNGDLDLEIRRNAIDWISKVHAHYSFGPLSAYLSVNYLDRFLSAYELPQGKAWMTQLLSVACLSLAAKMEETEVPLSLDLQAGESKYVFEARTIQRMELLVLSTLKWRMQAVTPFSYIDYFLHKFNGGSPPRKSSVSQSIELILSMIRGIEFLAFRPSEIAAAVAFSVLGETQILEIDKALAGCIHVQKERVIRCYAVIQDNAVMINSFFDNASPLVSSVPQSPIGVLDAACLSYKSDELTTTRHESNNSKRRKLCSIS; translated from the exons ATGGGGTTCAGTTATGATTCTGCAGCATCTATCCTCCTCTGTGCTGAGGATAACAACAGTGTCTTGGGTTTTGAGGATGAGGAAGTGGATGTTGAGGTTGGTGTGGAGGGGGAGGTGGAAAGGAGTGAGCTTTTGGAGGAAAGATGTGATTTTTATGGGGATTTCTTCAAGGTTTTGCCCATTCAATCAGATGAGTGCTTGGAGGTGTTGGTGGAGAAGGAGTTGGACCATTTGCCTAGAGGGGATTATGCTGAGAGGTTGCTCAATGGGGACTTGGACTTGGAGATTAGGAGAAATGCTATTGATTGGATTAGCAAG GTTCATGCTCACTATAGTTTTGGTCCATTGAGTGCTTATTTATCTGTAAATTATTTGGATCGCTTTCTCTCTGCCTATGAGCTCCCT CAAGGGAAGGCATGGATGACTCAGTTGCTATCAGTTGCTTGCTTATCTTTGGCTGCCAAAATGGAAGAAACTGAGGTTCCTTTATCACTTGATTTGCAG GCCGGGGAATCTAAGTATGTCTTTGAGGCTAGAACTATACAGAGAATGGAGCTTCTGGTGCTGAGCACTCTCAAATGGAGGATGCAAGCTGTGACTCCTTTCTCTTACATTGATTACTTCCTTCATAAATTCAATGGTGGTAGTCCTCCGAGAAAGTCTTCAGTTTCTCAGTCTATCGAGTTAATATTGAGCATGATTAGag GGATTGAGTTCTTAGCATTTAGACCTTCTGAGATTGCTGCTGCTGTTGCATTTTCGGTGTTGGGAGAAACCCAAATTTTGGAGATCGACAAAGCTTTAGCTGGTTGCATCCATGTACAAAAG GAGAGGGTGATTAGATGTTATGCAGTGATTCAAGATAATGCAGTGATGattaatagtttttttgatAATGCAAGCCCTTTGGTTTCCTCTGTACCACAGAGCCCGATTGGAGTGCTCGATGCTGCGTGCCTAAGTTATAAAAGTGATGAGCTAACGACTACACGGCATGAATCTAACAATTCAAAGAGGCGAAAACTGTGCTCTATCTCATGA